The Leguminivora glycinivorella isolate SPB_JAAS2020 chromosome 1, LegGlyc_1.1, whole genome shotgun sequence genome includes a region encoding these proteins:
- the LOC125228497 gene encoding lysine-specific demethylase lid-like — translation MDSKIIQKNAMQKTAEFTFTAPPEAPVFEPTAEEFMDPLGYIAKIRPVAEKTGICKIKPPARWQPPFSLDVDKLKFVPRIQKVNELEAITRLKLLFLEKILKFWDLQGSPLKIPMIENKTLDLYCLKFWVDEEGGFENCNTPKKWRKIAHSMGYSQNANTMNFLRNNYEKILLPYDIFEKSKADILKTVKKTEIKEENDANKSHTFREISLESIKKIKDGEEDEKPHTSIKKMKTGSDIKSDVDTSVTKIETKPESEEIKCNRELRRLACYGPGPKMPGLNDEEFDITKSRKRPRYEMDPLAIYTCAICQKDHRDDLLLICNGCSDTYHTFCLKPPLNSVPEGDWRCPCCIAEEVHKPAEAFGFAQAEREYTLQQFGEMADKFKSDYFGMSGHLVPTTVAEKEFWRIISSVEEDVTVEYGADLHSMDHGSGFPTKSSLNLYPGDQEYVDSGWNLNNLPVLNGSVLRFINADISGMTVPWMYVGMCFSAFCWHNEDHWSYSINYLHWGEAKTWYGVPGSGAELLEKAMKAAAPDLFQSQPDLLHQLVTIMNPNILMAAGVPIYRTDQQAGEFVVTFPRAYHAGFNQGYNFAEAVNFAPPDWLKIGRECITHYKNLKRFCVFSHDELICKMALEGDRLDLETALETQKELVQAARDEGHLRALMATKGLKNVCRTAFELLGDDERLCEVCKTTCFLSSVYCADCKFMACLSHAEKACKCPLEKENIKLPI, via the coding sequence ATGGATAGCAAAATTATACAAAAGAATGCCATGCAGAAAACAGCCGAGTTTACTTTCACGGCGCCGCCTGAGGCACCCGTGTTTGAACCCACAGCTGAAGAGTTTATGGATCCACTGGGCTATATCGCCAAAATTCGGCCCGTGGCGGAAAAGACCGGAATATGCAAAATAAAGCCCCCAGCACGATGGCAACCACCATTTTCATTGGATGTAGACAAATTGAAATTCGTCCCACGGATTCAGAAAGTTAACGAGTTGGAAGCCATTACGCGATTGAAACTTTTGTTTCTTgaaaaaattttgaaattctGGGATCTTCAAGGCTCTCCACTCAAAATACCAATGATAGAAAACAAAACCTTGGATTTGTATTGCCTTAAATTCTGGGTTGATGAAGAGGGAGGCTTTGAAAATTGCAATACTCCGAAAAAGTGGCGTAAGATAGCGCATTCTATGGGATACAGTCAAAACGCAAACACAATGAATTTTCTCAGAAATAATTATGAGAAAATTCTCTTGCCctacgatatttttgaaaagagCAAAGCTGATATATTAAAGACTGTtaaaaaaaccgaaataaaagaagaaaatgATGCAAACAAATCTCACACATTTCGAGAAATATCTCtggaatcaataaaaaaaattaaagatggagAAGAGGATGAGAAACCTCATACCAGTATTAAAAAGATGAAGACAGGGTCAGATATAAAATCAGATGTGGACACTTCAGTAACTAAAATTGAGACTAAACCAGAGAGTGAAGAAATAAAGTGTAATAGAGAACTCAGAAGACTGGCTTGCTATGGTCCAGGTCCTAAAATGCCTGGATTGAATGATGAGGAATTTGATATAACCAAGTCAAGAAAAAGACCTAGATATGAGATGGACCCTCTAGCTATTTACACTTGTGCTATTTGCCAAAAAGACCATAGAGATGATCTGCTTTTGATTTGTAATGGTTGTTCAGATACTTATCACACCTTCTGTTTGAAACCCCCTCTTAACTCAGTACCAGAAGGAGATTGGCGTTGTCCCTGTTGCATAGCAGAAGAAGTCCACAAACCTGCTGAAGCCTTTGGATTTGCTCAAGCTGAAAGAGAATATACTCTGCAGCAGTTTGGAGAAATGGCAGACAAATTTAAATCAGATTATTTTGGAATGTCAGGACATCTTGTGCCAACCACTGTGGCTGAGAAAGAGTTTTGGCGGATTATTTCATCAGTGGAAGAAGATGTAACAGTGGAATATGGTGCAGATTTGCATTCCATGGATCATGGCTCTGGATTTCCAACAAAGTCTTCCTTAAATCTTTATCCAGGAGACCAAGAGTATGTGGATTCTGGATggaatttgaacaatcttccaGTGTTAAATGGCTCTGTGTTGAGATTCATCAATGCTGACATATCTGGCATGACAGTCCCATGGATGTATGTTGGCATGTGTTTTTCTGCTTTCTGCTGGCATAATGAAGACCACTGGAGCTACTCTATCAACTATCTGCATTGGGGAGAAGCTAAAACCTGGTATGGAGTGCCAGGAAGTGGAGCAGAGCTTTTAGAGAAAGCTATGAAGGCAGCAGCTCCTGATCTCTTCCAATCTCAGCCAGATCTACTCCATCAACTAGTTACAATAATGAACCCAAACATTCTAATGGCTGCAGGGGTGCCCATCTACAGGACTGATCAGCAAGCAGGAGAGTTTGTTGTCACTTTTCCCAGAGCCTACCATGCAGGTTTCAATCAAGGTTACAACTTTGCAGAAGCTGTTAACTTTGCTCCACCAGACTGGCTTAAAATTGGAAGGGAGTGTATAACACATTATAAGAACCTGAAAAGATTCTGTGTCTTTTCACATGATGAGTTGATTTGCAAAATGGCACTTGAAGGTGATCGCTTGGACTTAGAAACTGCCTTAGAGACACAAAAGGAGCTTGTCCAAGCTGCCCGTGATGAAGGACATTTACGAGCGTTGATGGCAACCAAAGGTCTGAAGAATGTCTGCAGAACTGCATTTGAACTTTTAGGTGATGATGAGCGATTATGTGAAGTTTGTAAAACAACATGTTTCTTGTCCTCGGTGTATTGTGCAGATTGTAAATTCATGGCATGCCTGTCCCATGCAGAAAAGGCATGCAAGTGTCCATTAGAGAAAGAAAACATTAAATTACCGATATGA